One window from the genome of Oncorhynchus gorbuscha isolate QuinsamMale2020 ecotype Even-year linkage group LG14, OgorEven_v1.0, whole genome shotgun sequence encodes:
- the mrps17 gene encoding 28S ribosomal protein S17, mitochondrial isoform X1, with the protein MSVKQASVHAKWIIGRVIGTKMQKTAKVRVTRLVLDPYLLKYYNKRKTYFAHDALQQCTVGDIVLLKALAERRSRHVKHELAEIVYKVGNVVDPLTGKRVAGSEFLECLTDPPHSLEQECPTLTEKLQELNISAATSSGATLVSSSTTTP; encoded by the exons ATGTCTGTAAAACAGGCTTCAGTCCATGCTAAATGGATCATCGGCAGAGTGATCGGGACCAAGATGCAGAAGACAGCAAAAGTTAGGGTCACCAGACTGGTTCTGGACCCGTACCTGCTCAAG TACTACAACAAGAGAAAGACCTACTTCGCCCACGATGCCTTGCAGCAGTGCACTGTGGGAGATATAGTCCTTCTGAAGGCCCTTGCTGAGCGCAGGTCTAGACATGTGAAACATGAACTGGCGGAGATCGTCTACAAGGTGGGCAACGTGGTGGACCCCCTGACAGGGAAGAGGGTGGCGGGGAGCGAGTTTCTAGAATGCCTCACTGACCCCCCACACAGTCTGGAGCAGGAGTGTCCGACGCTAACAGAGAAATTACAGGAACTCAACATCTCTGCTGCTACCTCTTCAGGTGCAACCTTGGTCTCGTCATCCACAACCACACCTTGA
- the mrps17 gene encoding 28S ribosomal protein S17, mitochondrial isoform X2, translated as MQKTAKVRVTRLVLDPYLLKYYNKRKTYFAHDALQQCTVGDIVLLKALAERRSRHVKHELAEIVYKVGNVVDPLTGKRVAGSEFLECLTDPPHSLEQECPTLTEKLQELNISAATSSGATLVSSSTTTP; from the exons ATGCAGAAGACAGCAAAAGTTAGGGTCACCAGACTGGTTCTGGACCCGTACCTGCTCAAG TACTACAACAAGAGAAAGACCTACTTCGCCCACGATGCCTTGCAGCAGTGCACTGTGGGAGATATAGTCCTTCTGAAGGCCCTTGCTGAGCGCAGGTCTAGACATGTGAAACATGAACTGGCGGAGATCGTCTACAAGGTGGGCAACGTGGTGGACCCCCTGACAGGGAAGAGGGTGGCGGGGAGCGAGTTTCTAGAATGCCTCACTGACCCCCCACACAGTCTGGAGCAGGAGTGTCCGACGCTAACAGAGAAATTACAGGAACTCAACATCTCTGCTGCTACCTCTTCAGGTGCAACCTTGGTCTCGTCATCCACAACCACACCTTGA